Below is a window of Candidatus Eremiobacterota bacterium DNA.
GAGGTAATAAACCCCGATGGCTGTTCCCACGGGAAATCCCGGCAGGCTCAGGGCTCCGATGATGATATGGTATATCCGGGACCAGGGCTTCCCTTCCACGAGGGCGTTCCCCGCGATAATCGACAGCACGCTCAGGATGAGGATAAATCCCCCCCCGATAAGCCCGACCGTGCCGAACACGATGGCGATGATCCCTGCTGCCGCCTTGTCTTCCGGCATGGTAATCCCCAGCATGCCCAGGAGGCTCGCTCCCAGGATGCCTGCCGCCACGAGGCCCAGCCCCGATATGGCTCCCGTGATGCCGCAGATCCAGTCGATGATCCTGATAATCTGAAGATGTTGCATACTTGTCCTCCCCCTCATGATATTTCCATGGTATGTTCGGCAGCGACGGGGGAAAGTTCCTGTGGAAAAATGGGGGCAGACAGATATTTGCAAAATGGCAGTACAGCAGGAAGATGCACCCGGGGGAACGGTCGGGTGCATCTTCCTCTGCAGATTTAAGGATTACTCCGTAGGTCTCGGGGGAATCGTGTAGGTCTGGTTCACGCCGTCCCTGGTCACCGATATGGTGCCGCCCTGGCCCAGCTGGAGATTCTTCTCAACGGACCTTGAGTGGCTCTCGCCGGTGGTCTTGTTGGTCCACTGGGCGCTGTTGGCCGAGTCGAACTCACCGGTGGCGGCATTGAAGGCAAAGCCGCCTTTCGCCGATCCTGACACATAGGGATTGTCGGTAGCGCCGGCGAATCCGCCGATGGCGCCGTTGGGGCCTGCCGCTGCGAACCCTGCTCCGGCGCTCACGCCGCCGTTGGGTCCCACGTGGTAGCCCGCCCCGCCGATTGCGCCCTTTGTGCCGTCGGCGCTCACTCCTGCGGCCCCGCCGTATTCGCCGTAACCGCCGTAAGGTCCCGCGTAAGCTGTCCTGGGCTGGATGCTGATGTCTGCCATTTTATTTTCCTCCTTCTGGTATCTCGTGCTTTATGGGCTCATGATACCACCCCCCCCTTACAGGACCCTCACAGGTGCCTTACAGGGTTCTTACAGGGATGAACAGCAGGTAAAACTTTTGTGTCAGCTCCCCTCGGAGAGGAACCGCGACTTTCTCGAGGCGCAGTCATAGAGGTAATAGCGGAAAGCCCCTTCTTCCTGCAGGAATTTAACGACCCACCGCAGGTTATCGGCGCTCCTGGAGGTGATGAAAAATGAATCGGCAGCAGTGATTTTCGTGATGATCCGGTAATGGGTCGCCGCCTCGACATTGAGGGGGTGCCACACCGTATGGGCCCTGTCAAGGGTGCTCGCCGCCTCTATGAAGAGATCTTTGGGATCAACAGTCATACCGTTGATGGGCGCGCTCCTGCTCTCAAAGATCTCCACTTTTTTCCCTGTCCTCACGTCAGCGAGGAAGACTGCTGAAGCCCCGATCCCCTTTTCCTGAACAATGAAGATCTTGCTGTTGTCTGATGAAAAGGCCTTCGCACCCTCAAAAGGGTACCTGCTCTGCCATTTCATAAGGGACCGCCAGGGCCTGCTCACGTCATCCCTCACCATCAGCTCCACATTTCCGCCGGCATCACGCTTTTCGGCGCACCTCACCTGAAGCCTGTTGTCGGCAAGCCATGCCGCCACGTCACCGGGGTTTGCCGTGTCGCACAGAAACGTCTTTTTTTTCAGGCTGATGCGGTACACATCGTCACGGCCCTTGTTTTTCACAAGCACGAGAAGCTCGGCGGGATCCGCCTGGGAATAGGGGAGCACCGACATGACGGGAGCCTCGCAGGGGGTGAGGTTCTCTGTGATGCCTTTGTTGAGGTCTGTCCGGAAGAGATGATAATTGTCTTTCCCAAGGGGGTCATAGAGGTAAAGGATTGCCTCGCCGTCAGGAGTCCACTGGAGCTCCGTCACTGAGCCGCTTTTGAGGTAAACGAGAGATCTTTCCCTTATCCCGTCCCAGGAGCAGATCCGGATCTGCTTCTCGTCACCGAGGGCTGCCATATAGGCAAGTAAAGAGCTGTCAGGGGAGACGGCAAAGAGGGAATGGACTTCACCCTTTTCCCTCCCGGGCTGCTCCTGGGCATGGGCCCCTCCCCCCGCCGCCGCGGCATAGAGGGCAATGAGCCCGCAGAATAAAGCCAGGATAAGAAAAAAATGCTGCTTTTTCATGTTCTTTCCCCCGCATCGTGAAAGTAGTCACCCTATATTTACTCCAGCGGCCCCATGAGTCCTTCCCCTGAAGAAAATAGGGATGGCTCCATGGGAAATAACAGGGCCCGCCTTTTATGGATGATCCTGCCCCCGGAGGATTTCACCTGTGGAAAGCGAAAGTTTCATCTCAAGGATTCTCCCTGAATGGAGGTTCGCCCATGGGAAATCGCATTCCCGCCCCCGACGGGAAAACGGGCAGTGACGGCCGCCCCCTGCTGGTGCTTCCAAAGAATACGATCCTCAAGGGGAGCTATATTGCATCATATTTCACCACGGGGGGCATGAGCATAGGGTATCTGGCGAGAAAAGGGGGTAAAGTCTTTTTTATCAAGGAGGTGGAGGGATCCCAGTCGGACCGGGTTGTTGCCCTCTCACAGGAAAAGGCGACCCTTGAGCGCCTGAACCACTGGGGAATAGTAAAGTGCGTCGATTTCTTTGAGCAGGAGGGCTTCTATTACCTGGTGGTGGACTATATCGACGGGGTAAGCCTTGACAAGCTCATCTCTCCCACCTCCACCGAGTTTATCAGTGAAAAGGATGCCATTGACTGGGCCTTCCAGCTCTGCGACATATTTGAATACCTCCATTCTCAGACCCCCCCCATCATATACCGGGATCTCAAGCCCCACAATGTAATGAAAGACTCCATGGGACAGCTCCACCTGGTGGATTTCGGCATTGCAAGGGTGTTCAAGACCGGCAAGGAATCAGATACGTCAGTCGTCGGCTCATATCTCACCGCCTCGCCTGAGCACTATGGTGCAAAGCAGACCGATGAGCGCTCCGACATCTTCACCCTCGGGGCGACCCTCCACTGCATTCTCACCAACGGGCACGGCAGGAGCGATGATTTTTTCGGATTTGTCCCCATCAGTAAAATCAACCCCGGGGTGTCGGAGCTGCTGGAAGAGGCTCTCGCGAGGACAATCGAATTTAATCCTGATGACCGCTACCAGTCTGTCGCCGAAATGCGTGAGGCCTTTGTCAACGTCTCCCAGGGCAAAAGGATTCCACTGCCCTCCACTTCCCGGGGCACCCTGAAAGTTGCAGCCCAGCGGGCAAGAAACGAGTGGGGAGGGATGTCCTCGACCAGGAAGCTCGCCCCGGAGGAGGAGGCTGAATGGGAGGCAGTGCTCCATCCTGAAATGCCGGACTCTTCTTCCGGTTCTTTGTCGGGCTCTCTGCCTGCACGCTCTTATGTCCCCCTCATTGTGGTGCTCCTGGCGATCATTATAGGGGGAATCGCTCTCTTCAGGGTAGCCTTTCATCCCTCTTCATCGAATTCGAAGCCTCCCTCTTCAGGAGTCCCGGCATTTCTTTCACCGGGACCACCGGAGACTCCCCTTCCCTCCCAGGATACTCAAAATTCCCTGAGGCAAATGGAAAATATTTTCTGGAGCGCCTGGTTTCCCAAATCCTATCGGCAGACCAAGAATCCCTGGATCTGGATTGCCACGGAGCCTGTCCAGCGAAAGATAGAAATAATGAAGTTAACGCCGAAAGAAGAAGATCAGCAGTATACAGACGAGCGATACTGCGAATTATATGAAAAGATGCTGAAAGACCAGTCGATACAAAATGTCGATAAACAGGGCCCTTTCTATGTGAACGGTGCCCGGCACTATGTTTATTCCTATTCCGAGGGCAGCTCCCTTCAAAGAGACAGGCTCATGACCAGGGAAGACTGCAAATATGCATTTCTCCTGAGCATGAGGGCGCCGAAAGATGTCTTTGACTATTATTACTCGTCGGAATTCCAGCCCTTCATTGACTCCTTCACTCTGAAATAAAGAGGGATCCCGGGGCAATGCTGATTTTCTATGCCTGCTGCCTCCCGATGAGCCTCAGGTCACTGAAGGAGATCTTCCCCAGCCTCGCAAGCTGGCTCTCTATGGCTCCCCTTGTGCGCTTGTGCTCCCTGGCAAGCTCGACGAATGAGAGGCCCTCGTCATAGCGCCTGAGGAGCATTTCGGTCTCCTCCTCGTCCCAGGGCTTTCCCGCCCGCTCCGGCAAGCCTTCGCCTGTGGCAGAAGATGGGTAAGAAGATTCAGTGAAGCTGTCAGGGGCGCCTGCCGATGGAGCGGTATCCTTTACCGGAGGGCGAGAAGTATGCTCTGAAGGGCTCGTCACCCGGGACCATGGCCTGGCAGAAGCACCAGTCCACAAGGACAAGGCGGTGGGCAACGCAGAAATTCTCGATGACAAGACCGTCCTCCTCAAGCCCCCTGCCCCGCCCGATGATCTCCAGGCAAAGCGTGTGCAGCACGCTCCCGTCCTGGCGCCCGTACAGGAGGAGGCCCCCTTCGGTTCTCCTGGCGAATCCCCCCTGGACGATGCCCTCAAAGGCTTCATACCTGAGGGCATGATATTCAATGGCTTTACTGAAAAGTTTTCTCAGGGAATCCGCATTAAGGCGGCGTACACTCAGAGGGTCAGCGATAAGCCGGCGGACATAGATCTTCCGGAAAGCTCCCCCTGGAGATCGTTCCTTCTCGTAGATGTCGTAAATGCCGTCCAGCATTGCCTCAATCTCATCTTTGTGCTCCATGGCGATGAGCTCGACCTGCCGCCAGTCGTCCTCGTGGAGCATAAGGGCTGAGACGGAATCAAGAGTCTTTTCCGTCAGGGGAGGCATCCAGTCGCATATCGTGGGGAGGGAGTAGAGGAGGTCCCCGGGCGCGGCAAAGGAAACACCGTCATTATTTCCGTTTCCCATATTCCCCTCCACCTCTTCTTCTGATATGCCGACAGGTGACACTCCCCGTGCGGAGGCATGCCATCCAGGTCATGCCCGTAAGCTTTCACCGGGAAGCCGGCGCTCTCCTGCTCAGTGCCCGCCATCCTTTCCATGGACCTCCCTGCCTGTCTCCAAGGCCTTTCGGGCATAAAGATTCAAGAAATTGTTACGTTTTCGTAACAATTTCTTAACCCTTTGCTGGTACTATTAACATATCCCCCCTTGACAGGAGCCCCCCCCATGAGCAATGAAGGCAGCAGCTCTGAATTTGACGGCCTTCTCAGGCTTGTGCGAAGAAAAGGCGCCGTGGTGAGGCTCCCTGGCGCTCCTGAAATCATCCCCCGGAAGTCTGCCTCTTTTGTGAATGCCGTCGAGGACCGGGCCCTTTTCAGCTCCGGCGCCCGCTCATTGATCGGCAGGATGCAGACGCGCCTCATGACGGCCCTGACAATATTCCCGGAGAGAGCGGAAGCACCGGGAAGGGGGATCATGGAATGGCTCCTTCTTCTTGCCATAAAGGCCCTGCAGGACGTTTATGATTTCTTTTACACCGAAGATAAAAGCTCCCCCTCCTTTGAGAGGCTTATTGATGAAGAGAGCCTTCCTCAGCCTCAGGCTTGTGCCGCTGAGAGCCTGAGGGTATCGCAGGCCGGCGACAGGGACGCCCTCTCTGACAGGATTCTCGATGCCATTATCATCTTTTCCCCCAGTGACGAGAAAAAGGAGCAGCTCAAGGAGGAGCTGAGGTGCATGGGTCCCCGGGCCCTCACCATCATTGCCAACTTCGGCGTGAAGATTGTCATCCCCTCGAGCGGCCAGGCTTACCACCGCATCTGTGTTGACAATGTGCCCCTCGTCGAGAAAGGCTTGATACTTTTGGGGAAGTATGACGTAGAAAGCCATATCGGACTCTATGTCGGCGAGCAGAGGCTTCTTCTGGTCCAGGAGTCGTGGGTGGGCGCCGCGGGATCTGAATCAGTGGCGGTCCATGAATGCGCCCATGCCATCGATCATGCCATACAGGAGAATCACCGCCTCCCCGTGAACCTCTCCCTCAGGCTCTGGAACCGTTTCAGCGGCACCAGGAAGGCCCTTGTGTCATCGTACGCCGGTGAGGACCCCAGGGAATACTTCGCTGAGAGCGTAATGGCCTATTTCTCCCCCGCGAAGCGCCCTGTCCTCATAGAGTGCGACCCCCAGATGTTCGCTTTCCTCACAAAGCTGTTCGCCGAATAAAGAACAGGCGGCCCGCCGCAAAGCCCTTGAGCAGCTCTCAGCGGATAAGGGTGAAAAAACCATGCGTGAGTGGTATAATAGAAAAGGTGGCTTGAAAAGAACCTCCGCTCGCAGCGGCAGGAGAGAGGGGCCGGCATGACGCCACTGCACAAGAGTATTCTGTTAATTCTCATGATATGCCTCATATTCACCAAGGGCGGCCCCCGGTGCGCCGCTCAGGAACCGTCACCCGCCCCTCCGGAACCCGTGCCCGCAGCCCTTCTCAAGATGGTGAGCGCGGACATTGACTCCTTTGAAAAGATAAAGCCCTATCAGGGCTTTTCCGAGTATTACCCTTATCACAAGGCGGAGTATACAGGGATGTTCCTGGAGAGCCTTCCAGAGGAAGAGGGCATCGATGCCGCTGCCGTCATATCCCTCGCCGAGAGGGGGTTTCTCTATGCGAAGGAGATCAGGGAGCCTTATGAAAGGGAAAGGCAGATCGCCGAAGCGCAGATGAGGATTGCCCTGGCCCTCGACAAGTGGGATCATGGAAAGGCTGTGGAGCTCGCAGAGAAGATCCGCGGCCCCCAGACCAGGGAGCGGGCCCTGGTGAAGCTGGGAGTGGCACCCTACAAGGATGTTCCCGCTCAACCCGCAAAGAAGATAGCATACTTCCGTTCCGTTGCCGCCGGAAAGGCCGACCCGGTGGAGAAAGCCCGGCTCCTCCTCAAGGCCATGGAGGCAATAGGCGAGATGGGGATACAGGACGGGATCCGGTCTTACTATGCTTATGATTTCGTCGATCAGGAGAAACTGGACTTCCTTCCCGAGCTTGGGAGAACAGACAGGAGGCTTGCCTGCGAATTCATTGAAAGCCTCCGCAAGGTCCGCAAGCTTGCAGTCAACAGGGGATCAAGCGCTCTCGAGTATCGTTTCGCCGAAGTGGATATCAGGTACATTGATGATCTTGCAGCAGTGGATCTCGACGAGGCGTTCCGGCAGGCACAGGCCCTCAAGAGCGGCTCATACATCTCCAGTGATGGCCTTCGTGCCGCGGCTCTCATGTCGCTCGCAGGAATTGCCGCATCGAAGGACCGCGGCCGTGCGAAAGAGATTTATCTCAAGGCAAGGGGGGCCGCTGAAAAGGGAGGACGCGACGCGGTAGAAGCCATGGAGGCGCAGACAGGGATAAAGCTCAATGTTCCTTTTGAGATAATCTGCCTCCCTGAGAAGCCCTCAAAAAATGAAGCCCTCCGGGAGAAGACCTTTCCTTCCACCTTTCCGGCCCTCATGGAGCAGATAAAAAAGAGCATCAGGGAAAGGAGCCGTTACGCCGTCATCGCCACCCGGTGCATGCCTCTCCACGAAGTGTATCAGCAGTGGGCAGACAAGGATCAGCTCTTCAGGTTTGTAAAGGAATGGGTGGTCCCCGAGGTAGAGAAGCTGGAAATTGATAAAAACTCTCCAAAAGAGGGATATCTGCTCAAGATCACCTGGTACAGCGGCCTTGCCGTCATCTTCAAAGACCGGGGCCTTTCTGAAGCCATGGCCATCATGAAGAAGGGCATGGATCTTGTCGGGGAATATCCCTATCAGGATGATGACGCCATAACCTCGGCAGTGCTCGCCTTCATTGAGTGTGACCTCAAGGGGGCGGAGCAGTTCGTCATAGAGCGCCTGTCGCCGGTCTCTTCTCCCAATTATGACGCCGCTCAGCTCTTCATCAGGCTTTATGACCTCGATCCCCTCTTCGTGATGAATTTCCTCAACACCTATCCTGCACACTACATGACCTGGAACCGCGGGGTCCTCTACAAGCAGCAGGGCCATGAGGACATCGAGATAGGAGATGAGTTTTACAGGCATGCCGCCCTTCAGATCGCCCGCTCACAAGAGACCGCAGATGCCCTGGCCTTTATCAGCCGCTACCCCGCTCTCTCCGCCGGGACATGGAGCCCCGCCTTCAGCCATATTGCCAAGGCTGACCCCGAAGCGCTCTTTTCATTCACCGGAAGCACCGACAAGCCCCTCCTCGCGATGGGGGCGGCCCTGGCGGGCGCAGAGAAAGATGAGCCAAGGAGTCTCGAGATCCTCAAGGCCCTGAAAGATCCGTCTCTCCAGGTCCAGGCGGCGGAGAGGCTTGCCCGCATGAAGAAGCCCGGCGCCGCCCTGGAGCTGGCAAGGAGCATCGCCGACGTGAGATACAGGTTAGCGGCAGTCTACGTGATGGTTAAATGATAAGAACCAGGGAAGCGCGGAAATGGCTGAGGGTCCCGGCGGCGCCCGCAATGCACGGGGCCTCTCCGGTGCTCCTGATGATGAAGGATTCTCCTGCCGGAGAGGGAAATACCAATGGCCTTCCAGAGGATGACCTATGAAAATCATCATTGCAATACTGAAATTTTTCATCCTTACCTTCTATGGCATGCTTTGCTTCATCCCATGGTCATATTATACCTCGCGGGGAAGGCATGACAAAGTCATCAGGGACTGCACCAGGGCACTCTCCCTGGCACCCGGGAGCCACTATTTCCTCACCAGCAGGGCATCAGCCTATTTCAGGAGCAGATGCTATGACGAGGCGCTGAAGGACTTTGACAGGGCGATTGGTCAGGAGTCTATTTACACCTTTGATTATTTAAGCAGGGGAGAGGTATACGTCGAAAAAGGCCTTCTTGATGAGGGCATAAGGGACTTTGACAAGGCTCTGTCCCTTTCCCCGAAGCATTTCTTCTCTCTCTCAAACCGCGGGAGAGCTTACCTGCTGAAAGAGCGATATGACGAGGCCATAGCGGACCTGGACGGCGCCATCACACTTAATAAGAAGGAGGCCGCTCCTCTTATAAACCGCGGGCGGGCCTTCCTCGGAAAGGGCCTTCCCGACGAGGCCATCGAGGACGCCGGCAGGGCCCTCACCCTCAATCCCGGCAACACCCATGCGCTCATGCTCAGGGGGGAAGCCTGTATGATGAAGGGATCCATGAAGGATGCGATGGCCGATTTTGCGGAGATTCTTCTGAGAGAGCCCCGCAACGGCGGGGTGGACTCTTTCCTGATCTCCTCCGGGGGCAGGGGCATCTCCCTCCACGGAGCGCTCGAGGAGTGCGATGCCCTTATCTCCAGGTATGTTGATTTCAACTGGCCTCGCCGATGGCGCGCTCACTGCCACCGATCATGCGGGATGGTGGACAGGGCCCTTGATGACTACAACTGGGTTCTCGGCCTCAATCCCTGGGACTATTACGCCCTTCTGGGAAGGGGAATCATCTACCTGGTTGACAAGCTGGAAAGAGGCCCGGACCACGATATAATCAAGAGAGCCCTTGACGATCTGAGCGATGTGATCTGTTTCAATCCTGATGACGTCCTTGCCCTCAACCTGCGGGCTTTGCTTTATACCATGATGGCTTCCTATGCAAAGCATTGTGCCGATATTGCAGAAGACCCGGTCTATGATTCTTCCGATATGCTTGCCAAGGCTCTTGAGGATTATTCCCGCCTGGCAGCTCTCGAGCCCGGCATCAAGACCGGCTATTACGGCCGGGGGGTCACCCATTCTCGCATGGGATCCTATGCCGATGCCGTCGCTGATCTGTCAAAGGCTCTTGAGCTCTCTCCCGGCGATTACCGCATATACAGGGAGAGGGGCCATGCCTATGCCGCCATGGGAGAGATGGAGAAAGCCGTCGATGATTTCACGAAATCCCAGCAGGAGCCCCCGGAGTGCTCCACCTTCATTCAGGATCGGGATCTGGGAAGGTGCCTCTCAGGGATCGCTTCAGGCGACGGCTTTTCTGAGAAGGCCCTCAGGGACGCCATGGGAAAGCAAGAAGAGATGGTAAGCATAGAGCTCATGAAGATTGTGGAGCTTCATGAGGAAGACGAGGCTGAGGGCTCCTAGAAAAAATCGACGTCGAAGCAGCAGAAGTCGTACCCGCCGAAATCTCCCCCTGAATCGTATGCCTCGCAGTGCGATATCCCCGGGTCATGGGCCTCTGACCCCGAGGACGCGTGGACATCGTGGCTTTCCTGATTTTCCCGGGTGCCGTGATGTTCAACGAGGGCGCTGCTCCAGAGCAATGCATCGCCGTCGCAGCAGTCGCCGGCCTCGATGCCATCGCCACCGCGCTCCCGGGAGGAAGTCCTGCCGCAGGTACTCCCGGCGGCGGGGACCCGGTAATACTTGTCATTGTTGATGTGTTTCACGCAGAGGGCAAGTATTTTTATCGCGGCAAGAGCGGCAAGCCCGGCGGCGCCCGCGAGGCACAGGGCTTCTCCGGCGCTCCTGATCAAGAGGGAGAAAAGGAGAGGGACGCAATAGCACACTGCGGAGATGATGCCCACAATGGCAAGGGCTGCTGTCACGCAGTAAAAGCAGTCTGCAAGCTCATTTGAGCCGATCTCCCCACGGATTTCAGCTGAGCGGGCCCTGAGCATAAAAGGCACCTCCTCTCCTGCCTTCATTATAACCTGAAATCAGTCGACAGACAGTGCCCGGCAGCACAGAGGGCAGGTACTTGACTGCCGGGGCCGCCTGTTTTATACTCGAGTGGATACGGTGCATCGGTATATGATAGGAACCGGATACTGGGGAAAGGAGCTTCAGATGGAAATCAGGGACCACTCGGTGTATAATCTGGAGGCTGGAGCCACAAGGGGCTCTGCCATGGGGGCCTCTTTTCCCCGGAAGCTCATCATTGAAGATGCCGACAGGGTGTCGCTGGAGCCGCCCTCCCGTGCCGGCAGGAAGACTCTCTCTGAAGAGAAGCTCCGTGAGCTCAATGAATCAGCTGAGCCTGTCGGGGAGTCATCGCAGCCCGCCGGGACGGGAAAGCTCTGGAAGGCCGTTGCTTCGGCGGCAATGCTCTTTTCCGCGTTGGTGGCAGCAGCGACACCATCGCCTGCCGAGGCGGCTCTTCTGAACAACGAGATATCCAGGGCAATGGAAGAGCAGGCGAAGACGGCGGAAACAGCAGGCATGAAATGCGCGGAGGTATTCAACGGCGCCTACGTGGCATCGACAGGCGACTGGCATTACAAGTCAGATGAGGCTTACAGGGACTTTGAGCCGGTGCACGTCACCGTCGTGAAGAGGATCCTCCAGAAGGGCCGTGCAGGGAAAAAGGCCGTCTCCCGCACCGTCAGGACGGTGGTGGACATCGCTCCTTCCATACTCTCGGCGGCGAAAAGGCATGACGTGAGCCCCTATCTCATCAAGGCGATTATTGCGAAAGAATCGTCATTCAACCCCTCTGCCAGGTCAAATAAGGGGGCCGCCGGGCTCATGCAGGTCCTGCCGGGGACCGCGCGGATGATGGGCGTGAGGGACTACTGGAGCCACGAGGGGAACATCGAGGCCGGCACGAAATATATCAGCGGCCTCCTCGAGGAGTTCGGCGGTATCGAGAAGGCCCTCTCGGCCTATAACACGGGGCCCAATAACGTGCATAAGTCAAAGCACGGGATTCCTTCCTACACGCGGGGCTATATCAGGAAAACCCTGGAATTCCTGAGGGAGAACACGGGCCCCGGGTGGTGAAAAAGGATTTTCCCCTTCTTAAGGAGGATAACGGAGGATTTCATGACAGCAAAAGTTCTTGTGATTGATGACGATCCCGAGATCATACAGGTGGTGAAGCTCATACTGGGGAAGGCCGGCCATGAGGTCCTTGGCGCCGGAAACGGCAGAGAGGGCATTAAAATGGCCCAGGCCGAGAAGCCCGATGCCATACTCCT
It encodes the following:
- a CDS encoding tetratricopeptide repeat protein; the encoded protein is MKIIIAILKFFILTFYGMLCFIPWSYYTSRGRHDKVIRDCTRALSLAPGSHYFLTSRASAYFRSRCYDEALKDFDRAIGQESIYTFDYLSRGEVYVEKGLLDEGIRDFDKALSLSPKHFFSLSNRGRAYLLKERYDEAIADLDGAITLNKKEAAPLINRGRAFLGKGLPDEAIEDAGRALTLNPGNTHALMLRGEACMMKGSMKDAMADFAEILLREPRNGGVDSFLISSGGRGISLHGALEECDALISRYVDFNWPRRWRAHCHRSCGMVDRALDDYNWVLGLNPWDYYALLGRGIIYLVDKLERGPDHDIIKRALDDLSDVICFNPDDVLALNLRALLYTMMASYAKHCADIAEDPVYDSSDMLAKALEDYSRLAALEPGIKTGYYGRGVTHSRMGSYADAVADLSKALELSPGDYRIYRERGHAYAAMGEMEKAVDDFTKSQQEPPECSTFIQDRDLGRCLSGIASGDGFSEKALRDAMGKQEEMVSIELMKIVELHEEDEAEGS
- a CDS encoding transglycosylase SLT domain-containing protein, whose amino-acid sequence is MEIRDHSVYNLEAGATRGSAMGASFPRKLIIEDADRVSLEPPSRAGRKTLSEEKLRELNESAEPVGESSQPAGTGKLWKAVASAAMLFSALVAAATPSPAEAALLNNEISRAMEEQAKTAETAGMKCAEVFNGAYVASTGDWHYKSDEAYRDFEPVHVTVVKRILQKGRAGKKAVSRTVRTVVDIAPSILSAAKRHDVSPYLIKAIIAKESSFNPSARSNKGAAGLMQVLPGTARMMGVRDYWSHEGNIEAGTKYISGLLEEFGGIEKALSAYNTGPNNVHKSKHGIPSYTRGYIRKTLEFLRENTGPGW
- a CDS encoding serine/threonine-protein kinase; translation: MGNRIPAPDGKTGSDGRPLLVLPKNTILKGSYIASYFTTGGMSIGYLARKGGKVFFIKEVEGSQSDRVVALSQEKATLERLNHWGIVKCVDFFEQEGFYYLVVDYIDGVSLDKLISPTSTEFISEKDAIDWAFQLCDIFEYLHSQTPPIIYRDLKPHNVMKDSMGQLHLVDFGIARVFKTGKESDTSVVGSYLTASPEHYGAKQTDERSDIFTLGATLHCILTNGHGRSDDFFGFVPISKINPGVSELLEEALARTIEFNPDDRYQSVAEMREAFVNVSQGKRIPLPSTSRGTLKVAAQRARNEWGGMSSTRKLAPEEEAEWEAVLHPEMPDSSSGSLSGSLPARSYVPLIVVLLAIIIGGIALFRVAFHPSSSNSKPPSSGVPAFLSPGPPETPLPSQDTQNSLRQMENIFWSAWFPKSYRQTKNPWIWIATEPVQRKIEIMKLTPKEEDQQYTDERYCELYEKMLKDQSIQNVDKQGPFYVNGARHYVYSYSEGSSLQRDRLMTREDCKYAFLLSMRAPKDVFDYYYSSEFQPFIDSFTLK